The Verrucomicrobiota bacterium genome includes a window with the following:
- a CDS encoding (Fe-S)-binding protein: MAQSNTIRIEIDRCTKCGKCLSVCPSYIATLDEVRVSRGRIALFDSVLDGKLAYTGRVAEAVQSCLGCLRCESVCPTGVEYFRVLTELKRRLPRVSRLTWWNRLVFRWVLTRRRLMDALVRAAAVFQRVLPKGRGLTRHLPLLFRGGRRLPELSKRTALRAYGTDRKLGEAAGSPAGAENAVYFFPGCMTNYAYAHVADSIVNVLRHFGFDVVVPRDQVCCGTPVLSLGDIEQAKRLARTNMRAMPGTAPIVTGCASCGETLKNAYRTLLGDEAEPFSSRVYDFAEFLDRFVDFPAHGIPARVVYHDPCHLRFGQGVFKAPRRLLEKAADYREVEGADLCCGMAGLFSVHHYGLATRIARRKTDSLRGVEAELLVTECPGCVAQLRDRLEADGVELRVVHLAELLEKALGLKRAAPEDTREALEDKREKVEDKRGAAR; this comes from the coding sequence ATGGCTCAGAGCAACACGATCCGGATCGAGATCGACCGGTGCACGAAGTGCGGCAAATGCCTCTCCGTGTGCCCGTCGTATATTGCGACGCTCGACGAGGTGCGCGTCTCCAGGGGCCGGATCGCGTTGTTCGACTCAGTGCTCGATGGGAAGCTGGCCTACACGGGGCGCGTGGCCGAGGCGGTGCAGTCGTGCCTCGGCTGCCTGCGGTGCGAGTCGGTGTGCCCAACCGGCGTCGAGTACTTTCGTGTGCTCACCGAGCTGAAGCGGCGATTGCCGCGCGTGTCGCGGCTGACGTGGTGGAACCGGCTCGTGTTTCGCTGGGTGCTCACCCGGCGGCGGCTCATGGACGCGCTTGTGCGTGCGGCAGCCGTGTTCCAGCGCGTCCTGCCAAAGGGGCGGGGGCTGACGCGCCACCTGCCGCTGCTGTTCAGGGGCGGGCGGCGGCTGCCCGAACTCTCGAAGCGCACGGCGCTCCGCGCGTACGGGACTGACCGCAAGCTCGGCGAGGCCGCCGGGAGCCCGGCGGGGGCAGAGAATGCCGTCTACTTCTTCCCGGGCTGCATGACGAACTACGCGTATGCGCACGTTGCGGATTCGATTGTCAACGTTCTGCGGCATTTCGGCTTCGACGTCGTCGTGCCACGCGACCAGGTCTGCTGCGGCACCCCGGTGCTTTCGCTCGGCGACATCGAGCAGGCGAAGCGGCTCGCGCGGACCAACATGCGCGCCATGCCGGGCACGGCGCCGATCGTGACCGGTTGCGCGTCCTGCGGCGAGACGCTCAAGAACGCCTACCGCACGCTGCTCGGCGACGAGGCCGAGCCGTTCTCGTCGAGGGTGTACGACTTCGCCGAGTTCCTTGACCGGTTCGTGGATTTTCCCGCGCACGGCATCCCGGCGCGCGTCGTCTATCATGACCCCTGCCATCTACGATTTGGCCAAGGCGTGTTCAAGGCGCCTCGGCGCTTGCTGGAGAAGGCGGCCGACTACCGCGAGGTCGAGGGCGCCGACCTGTGCTGCGGGATGGCGGGGCTGTTCAGCGTGCACCACTACGGGCTGGCGACTCGTATCGCGCGGCGAAAGACCGACTCGCTGCGCGGCGTCGAGGCCGAGCTGCTTGTCACCGAGTGCCCCGGCTGCGTGGCGCAGTTGCGCGACCGGCTCGAGGCCGACGGCGTCGAGCTGCGCGTCGTCCATCTGGCCGAACTGCTGGAGAAGGCGCTTGGGCTCAAGCGTGCGGCGCCTGAGGACACGCGTGAGGCGCTTGAAGACAAGCGTGAGAAGGTCGAGGACAAGCGTGGGGCGGCTCGATGA